A single genomic interval of Nonomuraea rubra harbors:
- a CDS encoding tripartite tricarboxylate transporter permease yields MELLDNLALGFSTALLVQNILYCFVGVLLGTAVGVLPGIGPTATVAMLLPITFSFEPVTALIMLAGIYYGAQYGGSTTAILINLPGESSAAVTALDGHEMAKQGRAGAALATAAVGSFIAGTIATVVLAVAAPPLARVALQFGAADYFSLVLLGLIVSIALARGSALKALAMIGLGVLLGTVGQDIYTGTPRFVFEQRELYGGIDFVSVAVGMFGVAEILRNLENEQTRTMIVSRVKNLWPTREDRRRIVGPILRGTGLGSALGVLPGGGHVLASFTSYAVEKRISKRRQEFGHGAIEGVAGPESANNAAAQTSFIPLLTLGLPAHPVMALMVGAFIVHGITPGPNVLTDEPELFWGLIASMWIGNVLLVLLNLPLIGIWVRMLHIPYQVLFPMIILFAAIGTYSLSFNAFDVYAIVFFGLLGYILIKCGCEPAPLLLGFVLGPLLEENLRRAMIISRGDATVFVTRPISAVLLLLTVAALVVAVLPAIRKRREVVFSEDD; encoded by the coding sequence ATGGAACTTCTCGACAACCTCGCGCTGGGCTTCTCGACCGCCCTCCTCGTCCAGAACATCCTGTACTGCTTCGTGGGAGTGCTGCTCGGCACGGCGGTCGGCGTGCTGCCCGGCATCGGGCCGACGGCCACGGTGGCGATGCTGCTGCCGATCACGTTCAGCTTCGAGCCGGTCACGGCGCTGATCATGCTGGCCGGCATCTACTACGGCGCCCAGTACGGCGGCTCCACGACCGCCATCCTGATCAACCTGCCCGGCGAGTCGTCGGCCGCGGTCACCGCACTCGACGGCCACGAGATGGCCAAGCAGGGCAGGGCCGGCGCGGCGCTGGCCACCGCCGCCGTCGGCTCCTTCATCGCCGGAACGATCGCCACCGTCGTGCTGGCCGTCGCGGCCCCGCCGCTGGCCAGGGTCGCGCTGCAGTTCGGCGCGGCCGACTACTTCTCGCTGGTGCTGCTCGGCCTGATCGTGTCGATCGCGCTGGCGCGCGGCTCGGCGCTCAAGGCCCTGGCCATGATCGGGCTAGGCGTCCTGCTCGGCACGGTCGGCCAGGACATCTACACCGGTACGCCCAGGTTCGTCTTCGAGCAGCGCGAGCTGTACGGCGGCATCGACTTCGTGTCGGTCGCCGTCGGCATGTTCGGCGTGGCCGAGATCCTGCGCAACCTGGAGAACGAGCAGACCCGCACGATGATCGTCAGCCGGGTGAAGAACCTCTGGCCGACCCGCGAGGACCGGCGCAGGATCGTCGGCCCCATCCTGCGGGGCACCGGACTCGGCTCCGCACTCGGCGTCCTGCCCGGCGGCGGCCACGTGCTGGCCTCGTTCACCTCGTACGCGGTGGAGAAGCGCATCTCCAAGCGGCGGCAGGAGTTCGGGCACGGCGCGATCGAGGGCGTCGCCGGCCCCGAGTCCGCCAACAACGCCGCCGCCCAGACCTCGTTCATCCCGCTGCTCACCCTGGGCCTGCCCGCCCACCCGGTGATGGCGCTGATGGTCGGCGCGTTCATCGTCCACGGCATCACCCCAGGGCCGAACGTCCTCACCGACGAGCCGGAGCTGTTCTGGGGCCTGATCGCGTCCATGTGGATCGGCAACGTGCTGCTCGTGCTGCTGAACCTGCCGCTGATCGGCATCTGGGTACGCATGCTGCACATCCCGTACCAGGTGCTGTTCCCGATGATCATCCTGTTCGCGGCGATCGGCACGTACTCGCTGTCGTTCAACGCGTTCGACGTCTACGCGATCGTCTTCTTCGGCCTCCTCGGGTACATCCTGATCAAGTGCGGCTGCGAACCCGCGCCCCTGCTGCTCGGCTTCGTCCTCGGCCCCCTGCTGGAGGAGAACCTGCGGCGAGCGATGATCATCTCTCGCGGTGACGCCACGGTCTTCGTCACCCGCCCCATCTCCGCCGTCCTGTTGCTGCTGACGGTGGCCGCCCTGGTGGTGGCCGTCCTCCCGGCGATCCGCAAGCGCCGCGAGGTCGTCTTCTCCGAGGACGACTAG
- a CDS encoding tripartite tricarboxylate transporter TctB family protein yields MKHRRSFPDVLAGGVFVLIGGAFAAGSLGYELGTPLRMGPGAFPLLVGAVVAALGLAIVVKGLVAGEVAAFGPVPWRAVAVVVLALLFFGFTVRGLGFVPTSAVTALLTTLASTRVRPLMALAVAAGLTVAATLIFVVGLQLRIPLVGPWLGF; encoded by the coding sequence GTGAAGCACCGCCGATCCTTCCCCGACGTCCTCGCCGGAGGCGTCTTCGTCCTAATCGGGGGCGCGTTCGCGGCGGGGTCGCTCGGCTACGAGCTGGGCACCCCGCTGCGGATGGGCCCCGGCGCCTTCCCGCTGCTGGTCGGCGCGGTCGTGGCCGCCCTGGGGCTGGCGATCGTCGTCAAGGGGCTGGTCGCGGGCGAGGTGGCGGCGTTCGGGCCGGTCCCCTGGCGGGCGGTCGCCGTCGTCGTGCTCGCGCTGCTGTTCTTCGGGTTCACCGTACGGGGGCTCGGGTTCGTACCGACGTCGGCGGTGACCGCCCTGCTCACGACGCTGGCCAGCACGCGCGTCCGCCCGCTCATGGCCCTGGCCGTGGCGGCCGGGCTCACCGTGGCCGCCACGCTCATCTTCGTCGTCGGACTCCAGCTGCGGATCCCGCTCGTGGGCCCGTGGCTGGGGTTCTGA
- a CDS encoding tripartite tricarboxylate transporter substrate-binding protein produces MRSTSRYRAIRMITAIGVVSLVAACSGNGGGTTATGGATGGGYPDKNITFVVPFSAGGPTDTVTRMIAEPMAAKLGGKIVVQNVEGAGGTVGAGEVARADPDGYTVLMHHIGMSTAPALYQNLDYKPLEDFQMVGLVTEVPMTVVARKDFAPKTLQELVAHVKANADKVTLANAGIGAASHLCGLLFQTAAGVKVQEVPYEGTGPALTDLVGGQVDFMCDQTTNTSGQISAGEVKAYAVTTPERVKSLPDLPTTTEAGLPQLQVSVWHGLYVPKATPPDVVQKLTEALKVALADQKVIDQMAKLGTAPVPAESATPEAHRAKLQEQIGTWGKVIADAGVKAS; encoded by the coding sequence ATGAGATCGACCAGCAGGTACCGGGCCATCCGGATGATCACCGCGATCGGCGTCGTTTCGCTCGTCGCCGCCTGTTCCGGCAACGGTGGCGGCACCACCGCCACGGGAGGCGCCACGGGCGGAGGTTACCCGGACAAGAACATCACGTTCGTCGTGCCGTTCAGCGCGGGCGGCCCGACGGACACCGTCACCCGCATGATCGCCGAGCCGATGGCCGCCAAGCTCGGCGGCAAGATCGTCGTACAGAACGTCGAGGGCGCCGGCGGCACTGTCGGCGCCGGCGAGGTCGCGCGGGCCGATCCCGACGGCTACACCGTGCTCATGCACCACATCGGCATGTCCACGGCGCCCGCCCTCTACCAGAACCTCGACTACAAGCCGCTCGAGGACTTCCAGATGGTCGGGCTCGTCACCGAGGTGCCGATGACGGTCGTCGCCCGCAAGGACTTCGCACCCAAGACGCTCCAGGAGCTCGTCGCCCACGTCAAGGCGAACGCCGACAAGGTCACCCTGGCCAACGCCGGCATCGGCGCCGCGTCCCACCTGTGCGGCCTGCTGTTCCAGACCGCGGCCGGCGTCAAGGTACAGGAGGTCCCGTACGAGGGCACCGGCCCCGCGCTGACCGACCTCGTCGGCGGCCAGGTCGACTTCATGTGCGACCAGACGACCAACACCAGCGGCCAGATCAGCGCGGGCGAGGTCAAGGCGTACGCGGTGACCACGCCGGAGCGGGTCAAGAGCCTGCCCGACCTGCCCACCACGACCGAGGCCGGCCTGCCCCAGCTCCAGGTCAGCGTCTGGCACGGCCTGTACGTCCCGAAGGCCACGCCGCCGGACGTCGTCCAGAAGCTGACCGAGGCGCTGAAGGTGGCGCTGGCCGACCAGAAGGTGATCGACCAGATGGCCAAGCTCGGCACCGCGCCGGTCCCGGCCGAGAGCGCGACGCCCGAGGCGCACCGCGCCAAGCTCCAGGAGCAGATCGGCACCTGGGGCAAGGTGATCGCCGACGCCGGGGTCAAGGCCTCCTGA
- a CDS encoding response regulator transcription factor — protein sequence MRITIIEDDDRVARGLVTVLAQAGFEVHRLATAAEAVRAAPSDVVLVDLGLPDGDGLDVIRRLRDRPETAVIAVTARSEEHERVRGLRAGADDYIVKPFGVPELLARIDAVLRRTRVARALSHPDEALVLGPMRIGVGTREVFVGDAPVTLTRKEFELLLLLARRAPNVVSRDVILDQIWGATWESSSRTLDTHIAALRNKLGPSVPIRTIHGVGYRLQAGQPELIG from the coding sequence ATGCGGATCACCATCATCGAGGATGACGACCGCGTGGCGCGGGGCCTGGTCACCGTACTGGCCCAGGCGGGCTTCGAGGTGCACCGCCTCGCCACCGCCGCGGAGGCCGTGCGCGCCGCGCCGTCCGATGTGGTGCTTGTCGATCTGGGCCTGCCGGACGGCGACGGGCTCGACGTGATCCGCAGGCTGCGCGACCGGCCGGAGACCGCCGTCATCGCCGTGACCGCGCGTTCGGAGGAACATGAGCGGGTACGCGGCTTACGCGCCGGCGCCGACGACTACATCGTCAAACCGTTCGGCGTGCCCGAGCTGCTGGCCAGGATCGACGCCGTGCTGCGGCGCACCCGCGTGGCCCGGGCCCTCAGCCACCCGGACGAGGCGCTCGTGCTCGGCCCGATGCGGATCGGCGTCGGCACCCGCGAGGTCTTCGTCGGGGACGCACCCGTGACGCTGACGCGCAAGGAGTTCGAGCTGCTCCTGCTGCTGGCCCGCCGGGCTCCGAACGTCGTCAGCCGCGACGTCATCCTCGACCAGATCTGGGGCGCCACCTGGGAGTCCTCCAGCCGCACCCTCGACACGCACATCGCGGCGCTGCGGAACAAGCTCGGCCCGTCCGTGCCCATCCGCACGATCCACGGGGTCGGCTATCGGCTCCAGGCCGGCCAGCCGGAGCTGATCGGCTGA
- a CDS encoding sensor histidine kinase, which translates to MRRRLLVVLVPLAVLLVAALGVPHSVTLAEREMQETYVDRLGDVGRFASLAETALSSGRTEALQQELARYHELYGIPAAVIDTSGAVLLGPARAYQEAARAEPALPRIVTAALAGTRSEPSGEWAPWDGSALVVAEPVGRDSEVVGAVVTISDLSKTRSRVLLQWAQLAGLGLLPLIALIAVAWPVSAWVLRPVRELDAASSRISQGDLTIRAEAEAGPVELRRLAGSFNTMMDAVENAVQRQRAFVSDASHQLRNPLTSLRLAVESMEPHLAGSGRPVYEVAVDEVKAMQRLLNSLQASARMESIRTASPVELDSVLATRVDRWRALTATSGRTLAVDVPPGLRLLEPTGGLGSILDELVSNALRLSEAQVVEVSARTGGDVVTIAVRDDGQGLDASERAQALRRFWRSPRHQNVSGTGLGLAICADLVGAAGGELRLEDGLPRPDGSGHGFAAVVALPVVRD; encoded by the coding sequence GTGCGCCGCCGCCTGCTCGTCGTCCTGGTGCCGCTCGCGGTGCTGCTCGTCGCCGCGCTGGGCGTCCCGCACAGCGTCACGCTGGCCGAGCGGGAGATGCAGGAGACGTACGTGGACAGGCTCGGCGACGTCGGCCGATTCGCCTCGCTGGCCGAGACCGCGCTGTCAAGCGGGCGGACGGAGGCGCTCCAGCAGGAGCTGGCCCGCTACCACGAGCTGTACGGCATCCCGGCCGCCGTGATCGACACCTCGGGCGCGGTGCTGCTCGGGCCGGCCCGCGCGTACCAGGAGGCGGCCCGCGCCGAGCCCGCCCTGCCCAGGATCGTGACCGCGGCGCTGGCCGGGACCCGCTCGGAGCCGTCCGGCGAGTGGGCGCCGTGGGACGGCTCCGCGCTCGTCGTCGCGGAGCCCGTGGGCCGGGACAGCGAGGTCGTCGGCGCCGTCGTGACCATCTCCGACCTGTCGAAGACCCGCTCCCGCGTCCTGCTGCAGTGGGCCCAGCTCGCCGGGCTCGGGCTGCTGCCGCTGATCGCGCTGATCGCCGTCGCCTGGCCGGTGTCGGCGTGGGTGCTGCGTCCCGTACGGGAGCTGGACGCCGCCAGCTCGCGGATCTCGCAGGGCGACCTCACGATCAGGGCGGAGGCCGAGGCGGGGCCGGTCGAGCTGCGGCGGCTCGCTGGGTCGTTCAACACGATGATGGACGCGGTGGAGAACGCCGTGCAGCGGCAACGGGCGTTCGTCTCCGACGCCTCGCACCAGTTGCGCAACCCGCTGACCAGCCTCCGGCTCGCCGTGGAGAGCATGGAGCCGCACCTGGCGGGAAGCGGGCGGCCGGTGTACGAGGTGGCCGTGGACGAGGTGAAGGCCATGCAGCGGCTGCTGAACTCGTTGCAGGCCAGCGCGCGGATGGAGAGCATCCGGACGGCCTCGCCGGTCGAGCTGGACTCGGTGCTGGCCACCCGGGTGGACCGGTGGCGGGCGCTGACGGCGACCTCGGGGCGGACGCTGGCCGTGGACGTGCCGCCGGGGTTGCGGCTGCTGGAGCCCACCGGAGGGCTCGGCAGCATCCTGGACGAGCTGGTCAGCAACGCGCTGCGGCTGTCGGAGGCGCAGGTGGTGGAGGTGAGCGCCCGGACCGGCGGGGACGTGGTGACGATCGCCGTCCGGGACGACGGGCAGGGGCTCGACGCCTCCGAGCGGGCGCAGGCGTTGCGGCGGTTCTGGCGGTCGCCGCGGCACCAGAACGTGTCCGGGACCGGGCTGGGGCTGGCGATCTGCGCCGACCTGGTCGGGGCCGCCGGGGGTGAGTTGCGGCTGGAGGACGGGCTGCCGCGTCCCGACGGGTCGGGGCACGGGTTCGCCGCGGTGGTCGCGTTGCCGGTCGTCCGGGATTAG
- a CDS encoding TAXI family TRAP transporter solute-binding subunit, with product MVLNLEPRLSRRAVLLAAGGLLAGCSARQPEPGGARLRLATGPAGAVYRRIGGSLAEHITEQVPGTTVTTVPSGASTDNIRMLRAGEVQLGLTSLDALITTDGRAPEGLSAVCRLYDSHLHLVVMADSAIGEFGDLEGKRVSLGARDSGTEFTSLRVLRLARVRADGRYLSQAASAAALRDGEIDAMFSLTGVPTPAITDLAQRHRIRLIPLDEQAGALFTAFPGPYAPARVPATAYAGIPATRTVAVPNVLLARNDLPDDLVYAITDTIFTHTGTITSAGRDDTGPAPEDVPEAWQINVRTGIATASIPLHPGAAAWFRARKH from the coding sequence ATGGTGCTGAACCTGGAGCCGCGCCTCAGCCGGCGGGCGGTGCTCCTGGCCGCCGGAGGGCTGCTCGCCGGCTGCTCCGCCCGGCAGCCCGAGCCGGGCGGGGCCCGGTTACGGCTGGCCACCGGGCCGGCGGGCGCGGTGTACCGGCGTATCGGCGGCTCCCTGGCCGAGCACATCACCGAGCAGGTGCCGGGCACCACGGTGACGACCGTGCCGAGCGGGGCGTCCACCGACAACATCCGCATGTTGCGGGCCGGCGAGGTCCAGCTCGGGCTGACGAGCCTGGACGCGCTGATCACGACCGACGGCCGCGCGCCCGAGGGGCTCTCGGCCGTCTGCCGGCTGTACGACAGCCACCTGCACCTCGTGGTCATGGCCGATTCGGCGATCGGCGAGTTCGGCGACCTCGAAGGCAAGCGGGTGTCACTCGGCGCCCGCGACTCGGGCACCGAGTTCACCTCGCTGCGGGTGCTGCGGCTGGCCCGGGTGCGGGCCGACGGGCGCTACCTCAGCCAGGCCGCCTCGGCTGCGGCGCTGCGCGACGGCGAGATCGACGCCATGTTCTCCCTGACCGGCGTCCCGACCCCGGCCATCACGGACCTGGCCCAGCGGCACCGCATCCGGCTGATCCCGCTGGACGAGCAGGCGGGCGCCCTCTTCACGGCCTTCCCCGGCCCCTACGCGCCGGCCAGGGTCCCCGCGACCGCCTACGCCGGCATCCCGGCCACCCGTACGGTCGCCGTGCCGAACGTGCTGCTCGCCCGCAACGACCTGCCCGACGACCTGGTGTACGCCATCACCGACACGATCTTCACGCACACCGGCACGATCACCTCCGCCGGCCGCGACGACACCGGCCCCGCCCCCGAGGACGTTCCCGAGGCGTGGCAGATCAACGTGCGCACCGGGATCGCGACCGCGTCGATCCCGCTCCACCCGGGCGCCGCCGCCTGGTTCCGCGCCCGCAAGCACTAA
- the wrbA gene encoding NAD(P)H:quinone oxidoreductase, producing MEPVNVAIIYYSATGTVHALAQAAAEGAEKAGADVRLRKVAEPAPQEVIDSRPEWAQHVRDSSGVAVAGADDLEWADAVLFGTPTRFGNPASPLRVFMESVGSLWFQGRLADKVYSAFTASNTAHGGQESTILALANTFYHWGGIIVPPGYTDPIQFQTGNPYGTSHVAGEGPPSEVALQAARYQARRVVDTAAAFKAGRAA from the coding sequence ATGGAACCCGTCAACGTCGCGATCATCTATTACAGTGCCACGGGCACCGTGCACGCCCTGGCGCAGGCCGCCGCAGAAGGCGCGGAGAAGGCCGGTGCCGACGTGCGGCTGCGCAAGGTCGCCGAGCCTGCGCCGCAGGAGGTGATCGACTCCAGACCGGAGTGGGCCCAGCACGTCAGGGACAGCTCCGGCGTCGCCGTGGCCGGGGCGGACGACCTGGAGTGGGCCGACGCGGTGCTGTTCGGCACGCCGACCCGCTTCGGGAACCCGGCCAGCCCGCTCAGGGTGTTCATGGAGAGCGTGGGCAGCCTGTGGTTCCAGGGGCGGCTCGCGGACAAGGTGTACTCGGCTTTCACCGCCTCCAACACCGCCCACGGAGGGCAGGAGTCCACCATCCTGGCGCTGGCGAACACGTTCTACCACTGGGGCGGGATCATCGTGCCTCCCGGGTACACCGACCCGATCCAGTTCCAGACGGGCAACCCGTACGGCACCTCGCACGTGGCCGGGGAGGGGCCGCCCAGCGAGGTCGCGCTGCAGGCGGCCCGCTACCAGGCCCGGCGCGTCGTCGACACCGCCGCCGCCTTCAAGGCCGGCCGCGCCGCCTGA
- the sigJ gene encoding RNA polymerase sigma factor SigJ, which translates to MGTRPDPELSAIMSERRHLINLAYRLLGSLADAEDVVQETYARWYAMSRQQQEAIGSPAAWLTRVAGRICLDLLRSARARRERYVGEWIPEPLPERTEWPDGQPGDPADRVTLDESINMAFLVVLESMTPAERVAFILHDVFRYPFAEVAQIVGRTPAACRQLATSARRRIRDSHVPAAPSSQQAGVVRAFKQAWEGKDINALIAILDPEATATGDGGGLVTAVLHPVRGAEPIARFFADRMDARSDLELVERTVNGQPGLVAQLDGVTVSVLAFDIADGRIKHIWAVLNPEKLRPWTGTAP; encoded by the coding sequence ATGGGCACCCGACCCGACCCCGAGCTGAGCGCGATCATGAGCGAGCGGCGTCACCTGATCAACCTCGCCTACCGGCTGCTCGGCTCGCTGGCCGATGCAGAGGACGTGGTGCAGGAGACGTACGCCCGCTGGTACGCCATGTCCCGGCAGCAGCAGGAGGCCATCGGCTCGCCCGCCGCCTGGCTGACGCGGGTCGCCGGCCGCATCTGCCTCGACCTGCTCCGCTCGGCCCGCGCCCGGCGCGAGCGCTACGTGGGCGAGTGGATCCCCGAGCCGCTGCCCGAGCGTACGGAGTGGCCGGACGGGCAGCCTGGCGACCCCGCCGACCGCGTCACCCTCGACGAGTCGATCAACATGGCCTTCCTCGTCGTGCTGGAGTCGATGACCCCGGCGGAACGCGTGGCGTTCATCCTGCACGACGTGTTCCGGTACCCGTTCGCCGAGGTGGCCCAGATCGTCGGCCGTACCCCGGCGGCCTGCCGCCAGCTCGCCACCTCGGCCCGCCGCCGGATCCGTGACTCGCACGTCCCCGCGGCGCCGTCGTCGCAGCAGGCGGGCGTCGTCAGGGCGTTCAAGCAGGCCTGGGAGGGCAAGGACATCAACGCCCTCATCGCCATCCTCGACCCCGAGGCCACGGCGACCGGCGACGGCGGCGGCCTCGTCACGGCCGTGCTCCACCCCGTCCGGGGCGCCGAGCCGATCGCGCGCTTCTTCGCCGACCGGATGGACGCGCGGTCGGATCTGGAGCTCGTCGAGCGTACGGTGAACGGCCAGCCGGGACTGGTGGCTCAGCTGGACGGCGTCACCGTGTCGGTGCTGGCCTTCGACATCGCGGACGGCCGCATCAAGCACATCTGGGCGGTGCTCAACCCGGAGAAGCTCCGTCCCTGGACGGGGACCGCACCATGA
- a CDS encoding GNAT family N-acetyltransferase, with protein MADWELRPALVADVEAVAELRAVVLREDLERLGRFDEHRVRQRLRDAFEPAHTWTIEVGGAFAGCVALRPAAGTYWLEHFYLDARLQGRGIGTAVLGRLLERCDRENAVVRLNVLQGSQARRLYERHGFTAESEDEVDVFMVRSPSRDGASPG; from the coding sequence GTGGCAGATTGGGAGCTTCGTCCGGCTTTGGTGGCGGACGTCGAGGCGGTGGCGGAGCTGCGGGCCGTGGTGCTGCGCGAGGACCTCGAACGGCTGGGCCGCTTCGACGAGCATCGCGTGCGGCAGCGCCTGCGGGACGCGTTCGAGCCGGCTCACACCTGGACGATCGAGGTCGGCGGTGCCTTCGCCGGCTGCGTCGCGCTGCGGCCGGCGGCGGGCACGTACTGGCTGGAGCACTTCTACCTGGACGCGCGGCTGCAGGGCAGGGGTATCGGCACCGCCGTGCTGGGCCGGCTGCTGGAGCGCTGCGACCGCGAGAACGCCGTGGTCAGGCTGAACGTGTTGCAGGGCAGCCAGGCGCGCCGGCTGTACGAGCGGCACGGGTTCACCGCCGAGTCCGAGGACGAGGTGGACGTCTTCATGGTGCGGTCCCCGTCCAGGGACGGAGCTTCTCCGGGTTGA
- a CDS encoding FHA domain-containing serine/threonine-protein kinase, protein MNTGDPRRIGPYEVLGRLGAGGQGTVYLARGEAGRVAIKVIHAQGAADPRARRRFADEVSMASRVPRAYTAMIIDAAIDRDQPYIVSEYVEGPSLQELVETHGPLSGSALERLATYTATALAAIHGAGVVHRDLKPANVIVGPDGPRVVDFGIARALEATAAMTTPVGTPAYLAPEQVGGADAEVGPPVDVHAWAATVYFAATGKALFAGSNVAFIINRVLNETPDLRVISEPLRSLIADCLAKDPARRPAAMDLLGRLVGHQSETTQQTMPRTVILPATLGTLKETTTLGSGPAADIVIHGTGIAPAHATVRRVSAGYRLHDHSGGLGTFIDGRPVLYATLRPGDRFRVGTALLHLTEEGELEHVRFSRMSPALWWLLLLVAAVALAAVVVVVTG, encoded by the coding sequence ATGAACACCGGCGATCCGCGGCGCATCGGGCCCTACGAGGTGCTCGGCCGCCTGGGGGCCGGCGGCCAGGGCACGGTCTACCTCGCGCGGGGCGAGGCGGGCCGGGTCGCGATCAAGGTGATCCACGCGCAGGGGGCGGCCGATCCGCGGGCACGCAGGCGGTTCGCGGACGAGGTGTCCATGGCGTCGCGGGTGCCCAGGGCGTACACGGCGATGATCATCGACGCGGCCATCGACCGGGACCAGCCGTACATCGTGAGCGAGTACGTGGAGGGGCCGTCCCTCCAGGAGCTCGTCGAGACGCACGGGCCGCTGTCGGGGTCCGCGCTGGAACGCCTGGCGACCTACACGGCCACCGCGCTGGCGGCGATCCACGGCGCGGGAGTCGTCCACCGGGATCTCAAGCCCGCCAACGTCATCGTCGGCCCGGACGGACCGCGGGTCGTGGACTTCGGCATCGCGCGCGCCCTGGAGGCGACCGCCGCGATGACCACGCCGGTGGGCACGCCCGCCTACCTCGCGCCGGAGCAGGTGGGAGGGGCCGACGCCGAGGTGGGCCCGCCCGTCGACGTGCACGCCTGGGCGGCGACGGTGTACTTCGCCGCCACCGGCAAGGCGCTGTTCGCGGGGAGCAACGTGGCCTTCATCATCAACCGCGTGCTGAACGAGACCCCCGACCTGAGGGTGATCTCCGAGCCGCTGCGGTCACTGATCGCCGACTGCCTGGCCAAGGACCCGGCGCGGCGGCCGGCCGCCATGGACCTGCTCGGCCGCCTCGTGGGACACCAGTCGGAGACCACGCAGCAGACGATGCCGCGTACCGTGATCCTGCCCGCCACCCTGGGGACGCTGAAGGAGACCACCACGCTGGGCAGCGGGCCCGCGGCCGACATCGTGATCCACGGGACCGGGATCGCTCCCGCGCACGCCACCGTGCGCAGGGTGAGCGCGGGTTACCGGCTGCACGATCACAGCGGCGGGCTGGGCACGTTCATCGACGGCCGTCCCGTCCTGTACGCGACCCTGCGGCCGGGCGACCGGTTCAGGGTCGGCACGGCGCTGCTCCACCTCACCGAGGAGGGAGAGCTGGAGCACGTACGCTTCAGCCGGATGTCCCCCGCGCTCTGGTGGCTGCTCCTCCTCGTCGCGGCGGTGGCGCTGGCGGCGGTGGTCGTCGTGGTCACGGGATAG
- a CDS encoding protein phosphatase 2C domain-containing protein: MTVTVTPGQRQGGGEPGSGWPWWLLSGLVVGGGGVLLGQELVRRRTRGAGDGRTPLGPLPQPLPVLLAGGADSRAPGVALDGGMLAQTTVRAVSLRGRRHRYRGEPLQDAYAVRLSADGRWVIAAVADGLGSTQHAEHAAAVAVRAATNLSLTPGLGWHAAFATIAGEVMRATSRLGDRRTGRHGAGASDPPATTLTIGVVPADGRRGIAACAAIGDSPALWLHDGTWTELFPPEGQRPGNVTSALPDDLGELRERQIDWGPGDVLVLCSDGFGTAMGGGGSVLAQRLVTSWSSPPALRSFLCDVDFHLSTYDDDRTVLALWAGRHDTAVL; the protein is encoded by the coding sequence GTGACGGTGACCGTGACGCCGGGCCAGCGGCAGGGCGGCGGGGAGCCGGGGTCGGGGTGGCCGTGGTGGCTCCTGTCCGGGCTCGTCGTGGGCGGCGGTGGCGTACTGCTCGGGCAGGAGCTGGTCCGGCGCAGGACCCGCGGCGCGGGCGACGGCAGGACACCGCTCGGCCCGCTGCCGCAGCCGCTGCCCGTGCTGCTGGCGGGCGGCGCGGACTCGCGTGCGCCCGGCGTCGCGCTCGACGGCGGCATGCTCGCCCAGACCACGGTCCGCGCCGTGAGCCTGCGCGGCCGGCGGCACCGCTACCGCGGCGAACCCCTTCAGGACGCCTACGCCGTGCGACTGAGCGCGGACGGCCGGTGGGTGATCGCGGCCGTGGCCGACGGGCTGGGCAGCACGCAGCACGCCGAGCACGCGGCCGCGGTGGCCGTACGCGCCGCCACGAACCTCTCCCTGACCCCCGGCCTCGGCTGGCACGCGGCCTTCGCCACCATCGCGGGCGAGGTCATGCGCGCCACCTCCAGGCTCGGCGACCGGCGCACCGGCAGGCACGGCGCCGGGGCGTCGGATCCGCCCGCCACGACGCTGACGATCGGGGTGGTCCCCGCGGACGGCAGGCGCGGGATCGCCGCCTGCGCCGCCATCGGCGACTCGCCCGCGTTGTGGCTCCATGACGGGACGTGGACCGAGCTCTTCCCGCCGGAGGGGCAGCGGCCTGGCAACGTCACGTCCGCCCTGCCGGACGACCTCGGCGAGCTGCGGGAACGGCAGATCGATTGGGGGCCTGGCGATGTGCTCGTCCTGTGCAGCGACGGGTTCGGAACGGCCATGGGCGGCGGCGGCAGCGTGCTCGCCCAGCGGCTCGTCACCTCGTGGAGCTCCCCGCCGGCGTTGCGCAGCTTCCTGTGCGACGTGGACTTCCACCTGTCGACCTATGACGACGATCGGACCGTGCTGGCGTTGTGGGCGGGCCGTCACGACACGGCCGTCCTGTGA